The Gordonia sp. KTR9 genome contains a region encoding:
- a CDS encoding GNAT family N-acetyltransferase, with protein MTDITYRPYRSTDAEDVKKIIDEAFYIHRYVHGRRVLDSALEIYLREQLVASTWSRVAEKDGHVVGIILGRVDGEPHLGERTKNRALLWAHTARAALLGLPQRKALRALFAFEAVAHRLGAQTGESLDDELTLFAVASSTRGHGVGATLYRAFLDHLRDRGRSDFHLYTDSLCTFGFYERQGMSRVAADDMDILLDGEPHTLGVYLYTGTAS; from the coding sequence ATGACCGACATCACCTATCGCCCATACCGTTCCACCGACGCCGAGGACGTCAAGAAGATCATCGACGAGGCGTTCTACATCCACCGATACGTCCACGGTCGGCGCGTTCTCGACAGCGCGCTCGAGATCTATCTCCGCGAGCAGTTGGTGGCGAGCACCTGGAGTCGCGTCGCGGAGAAGGACGGCCACGTGGTCGGGATCATTCTCGGGCGAGTCGACGGCGAGCCGCACCTCGGCGAGCGGACGAAGAACCGCGCGCTTCTGTGGGCGCACACCGCGCGAGCCGCGTTGCTCGGTCTGCCCCAACGGAAGGCCCTACGTGCCCTCTTCGCCTTCGAAGCCGTGGCGCATCGGCTGGGCGCGCAGACCGGCGAGTCGCTCGACGATGAACTCACCCTGTTCGCCGTCGCCTCCTCGACGCGCGGGCACGGCGTCGGAGCGACGCTCTACCGTGCGTTCCTGGACCATCTGCGAGACCGTGGTCGGTCGGACTTCCACCTGTACACCGACTCGCTGTGCACGTTCGGATTCTATGAGCGGCAGGGGATGTCGCGGGTCGCAGCCGACGACATGGACATCCTGCTCGACGGCGAGCCACACACCTTGGGGGTCTACCTCTACACGGGCACCGCGAGCTGA
- the rdgB gene encoding RdgB/HAM1 family non-canonical purine NTP pyrophosphatase, whose protein sequence is MSSVLLASRNAKKLAELQRVVDAAGITGVEVVGLDAVPDYPEEPETGATFEDNALIKARAGAKAIGIPCLADDSGIAVDALNGMPGVLSARWSGRHGDDAANNALLLAQLSDTPAERRGAAFVSACALVLPDGTETVVRGEWRGRVLREERGPHGFGYDPLFAPDDEIADGRSAAELSPREKDGLSHRGKALAQLVPALLALAG, encoded by the coding sequence ATGTCCTCGGTCCTGCTCGCGAGCCGCAACGCCAAGAAGCTCGCCGAACTCCAGCGCGTCGTCGATGCCGCGGGCATCACGGGGGTCGAGGTCGTCGGTCTCGACGCCGTACCCGACTACCCGGAGGAACCCGAAACGGGCGCCACCTTCGAGGACAATGCGCTGATCAAGGCCCGCGCCGGCGCGAAGGCCATCGGAATTCCTTGTCTCGCTGACGATTCCGGCATCGCGGTCGATGCCCTGAACGGCATGCCCGGGGTGCTGTCGGCGCGCTGGTCCGGCCGGCACGGCGATGACGCCGCGAACAACGCGCTCCTGCTCGCCCAATTGTCGGACACCCCGGCCGAACGCCGTGGCGCGGCGTTCGTGTCGGCCTGCGCACTGGTGTTGCCCGACGGGACCGAGACGGTGGTGCGCGGCGAGTGGCGCGGTCGAGTCCTGCGGGAGGAACGCGGGCCGCACGGCTTCGGGTACGACCCGCTGTTCGCTCCCGACGACGAGATCGCCGACGGCCGGTCGGCGGCGGAGCTGTCGCCGAGGGAGAAGGACGGTCTCAGTCACCGCGGAAAAGCGCTGGCGCAGTTGGTGCCGGCGCTGCTAGCACTCGCGGGGTGA
- a CDS encoding glucitol operon activator, which translates to MSPTRRRTHRPALTVLAVSAAVVCLALAWWQWSRYESASGSGLNLGYALQWPAFAAAVIYAYRRFVILESDPDEARKVGSGDSIAEIPEGILPERPTTPSASSLTSSDRANDTALVEYNRYLAELRAADEHSADARSAPSSKGPQ; encoded by the coding sequence ATGTCCCCCACCCGTCGCCGCACCCACCGGCCCGCGCTCACGGTCCTGGCCGTCTCGGCCGCCGTGGTGTGTCTGGCGCTCGCGTGGTGGCAATGGTCACGGTACGAGTCCGCCTCCGGTTCCGGTCTCAATCTCGGCTATGCCCTTCAGTGGCCGGCGTTCGCGGCGGCCGTGATCTACGCCTACCGGCGTTTCGTCATCCTGGAGAGCGATCCCGACGAAGCTCGCAAGGTCGGTTCCGGTGACTCGATCGCCGAGATTCCCGAGGGGATTCTCCCCGAGCGCCCGACGACGCCCAGTGCGTCCTCGCTGACGTCGTCGGACCGCGCGAACGACACTGCTCTCGTCGAGTACAACCGCTATCTGGCCGAACTCCGCGCCGCCGACGAACACTCGGCGGACGCCCGATCCGCTCCCTCATCGAAAGGCCCGCAGTGA
- a CDS encoding DUF3817 domain-containing protein → MTETESTTPALAAPVEKVRGALLRYRVLAWITGVWLLLLVVELVLTYGFDNHALDFVPFVHGWVYFVYLIMAIDLAIKVRWSAGKTIITAIAGTIPFLSFWFEHKRTQEVKAQFNL, encoded by the coding sequence GTGACCGAGACCGAATCCACCACCCCCGCCCTCGCCGCCCCGGTGGAGAAGGTCCGCGGTGCGTTGTTGCGGTATCGCGTCCTGGCCTGGATCACCGGCGTGTGGCTGTTGCTGCTCGTCGTCGAACTCGTCCTGACGTACGGCTTCGACAACCACGCACTGGACTTCGTGCCGTTCGTGCACGGGTGGGTGTACTTCGTCTACCTCATCATGGCGATCGACCTGGCGATCAAGGTCCGCTGGAGTGCGGGCAAGACCATCATCACGGCGATCGCCGGCACGATTCCCTTCTTGTCGTTCTGGTTCGAGCACAAGCGCACCCAGGAAGTGAAGGCGCAGTTCAACCTCTGA
- a CDS encoding TetR/AcrR family transcriptional regulator, producing MARTSGRTAADTRRLILDAAARLIARHGTAVSVSEIAAAAGVSKGGLLYHFPAKEGLLEELAADLMAQFRSDVDRVAGQEDDAPGRLTRAYIRVSFADARDSAGLRDQIALAASLMYEPGPAELAQRDADHWRAALSDDGLDPAITRLIIAAADGSNTAPLWGAVLDDTDRAALEADLLALTYGAGTLSPTSSATLHDTPAKKGS from the coding sequence ATGGCACGTACGTCCGGGCGCACCGCAGCCGACACGCGACGGCTGATCCTCGACGCCGCCGCTCGTCTCATCGCGCGGCACGGTACCGCCGTGTCCGTCTCCGAGATCGCCGCCGCGGCGGGGGTGTCCAAAGGTGGACTGCTGTATCACTTCCCCGCCAAGGAGGGCCTTCTCGAAGAACTCGCGGCCGACCTGATGGCTCAGTTCAGGTCCGACGTCGACCGGGTCGCCGGCCAGGAGGACGACGCACCGGGACGGCTCACCAGGGCCTACATCCGGGTGAGCTTCGCCGACGCCAGGGACTCGGCCGGACTTCGTGATCAGATCGCCCTGGCGGCGAGCCTGATGTACGAACCAGGTCCCGCCGAGCTCGCTCAGCGAGACGCCGACCACTGGCGGGCCGCCTTGTCCGACGACGGCCTCGACCCCGCGATCACGAGACTGATCATCGCGGCCGCCGACGGCTCGAACACCGCCCCTCTCTGGGGCGCGGTCCTCGACGACACCGACCGCGCCGCGCTCGAAGCAGACCTCCTCGCCCTCACCTACGGCGCGGGGACGTTGTCACCCACCTCATCAGCCACACTCCACGACACACCCGCAAAGAAGGGATCATGA
- a CDS encoding glycosyltransferase encodes MRIVQLANFYGGRSGGLRTAVDRWGAGYVEAGHDVVLIVPGADSGEEVLASGVTRITVAAPRIPASGGYRLASARRVADVLRHLRPDALEVSDRLTLRGFGRWARSRDVHSTMVSHERLDRLLGQITPGPTARALADRANAATARDYDTVVCTTDFAAAEFDRVAATNVVRAPLGVDLDIFDPRHLDPDLGARWSDGTRALIAHCGRLSVEKRADRSIAALNRLHRSGTPAHLVIAGDGPMRAPLQHLARGLPVTFLGHLSDRKQVAALLASADLSLSPGPHETFCLSALESLAAGTPVIGSRSSAVASLVDDTCGAAAEDSGSGFASAIRQVLSLPRVDRERAARHRATQYRWPDSVARMLGVHAGS; translated from the coding sequence GTGCGGATCGTCCAGCTCGCGAACTTCTACGGCGGACGCTCCGGCGGTCTGCGCACCGCGGTGGACCGCTGGGGTGCCGGCTACGTCGAAGCAGGTCACGACGTCGTCCTGATCGTTCCGGGGGCCGACTCCGGCGAAGAGGTACTGGCCTCGGGCGTCACCCGGATCACCGTTGCCGCACCACGCATCCCGGCGTCGGGCGGTTACCGCCTGGCCTCGGCCCGACGCGTCGCCGACGTACTCCGCCATCTTCGTCCCGACGCCCTCGAAGTGTCCGACCGCCTGACGCTCCGCGGCTTCGGCCGATGGGCGCGCTCTCGGGACGTCCATTCGACGATGGTCTCCCACGAGCGTCTCGACCGGCTGCTCGGCCAGATCACGCCCGGCCCGACGGCACGCGCGCTCGCCGACCGCGCCAACGCGGCCACCGCCCGGGACTACGACACCGTCGTCTGCACCACCGACTTCGCCGCCGCCGAGTTCGACCGCGTCGCGGCGACCAACGTCGTACGCGCCCCACTGGGTGTCGACCTCGACATCTTCGACCCGCGACACCTCGACCCGGACTTGGGCGCGCGGTGGTCCGACGGCACCCGAGCTCTCATCGCCCACTGTGGACGCCTCTCGGTGGAGAAGCGTGCCGACCGCAGCATCGCCGCGCTGAACAGGCTCCACCGCTCAGGGACGCCCGCGCACCTGGTGATCGCGGGCGACGGGCCGATGCGAGCGCCGCTGCAGCATCTGGCGCGTGGACTCCCGGTGACATTTCTGGGTCACCTCTCGGACCGGAAGCAGGTCGCCGCACTCCTTGCCAGTGCCGACCTCTCCCTCTCCCCCGGACCGCACGAGACGTTCTGCCTGTCCGCACTGGAGTCGCTGGCCGCCGGTACACCGGTCATCGGTTCGCGATCGTCGGCCGTCGCGAGCCTCGTCGACGACACGTGCGGGGCGGCTGCCGAGGACTCCGGGTCGGGCTTCGCGAGTGCGATCCGACAGGTGCTCAGTCTGCCTCGCGTCGATCGCGAACGCGCGGCCCGGCACCGGGCCACCCAGTACCGCTGGCCCGACTCGGTCGCGCGGATGCTGGGTGTGCACGCGGGGAGCTGA
- a CDS encoding outer membrane protein assembly factor BamB family protein, translating into MTVSAATVVWWDRAPTSVKKITGTTANTPGVAWALDPADDLGRPFAAFADPREGTAFTAGEPGIIRSGDTLVTVVGTPNEGTTLGDPVMVGIDARTGGVRWQAPAHDLVSCSEVPLHGKIYCHALRKEYELVTYDVDSGKSVRRTVAESIFAITTTPDALYVAEGSVEEDDVRVHSGTFDDVSAHWTRQFDLGASYEEVYSSEALTVIDGVGLIRTGGDVAQFDADSGAELWSNRTQCVGTSSLLAGGFLVHADTGCESAGRASEQLLRGPDGKVIVSNSHPAVQRPGLESVTTADPVLLGDSAYDRETGERLWTNSDLVSGDTNATGTVTAVVDGVAYLLDSNSGSESGIDLQTGKRLWHNVWGEYTNATVTPDAYRDRLLTGSDGVALTAVDVTTGKVAWTAPFLAIDADPEKFATGRALESYGDGWIFSSDRQMIRLAPL; encoded by the coding sequence GTGACCGTCTCCGCGGCGACGGTGGTGTGGTGGGATCGTGCTCCGACATCGGTCAAGAAGATCACCGGGACCACTGCGAATACGCCAGGTGTCGCCTGGGCCCTCGATCCCGCCGACGACCTCGGTCGTCCGTTCGCCGCGTTCGCCGATCCGCGCGAGGGCACTGCCTTCACGGCCGGCGAGCCCGGGATCATCCGGTCCGGTGACACACTCGTCACCGTCGTCGGAACCCCCAATGAGGGAACAACTCTCGGTGATCCCGTGATGGTCGGCATCGACGCCAGAACCGGAGGGGTGCGCTGGCAGGCTCCGGCTCACGACCTCGTCAGCTGCAGTGAGGTCCCGCTCCACGGCAAGATCTACTGCCACGCACTGCGCAAGGAGTACGAACTCGTCACCTACGACGTCGATTCGGGGAAGTCGGTACGGCGCACGGTGGCCGAGAGCATCTTCGCCATCACAACCACGCCGGACGCCCTGTACGTCGCCGAGGGCAGCGTCGAAGAAGACGACGTGCGAGTCCACTCGGGCACCTTCGACGATGTGTCCGCCCACTGGACCCGCCAGTTCGACCTCGGCGCATCCTACGAAGAGGTTTACAGCAGTGAGGCCCTCACCGTGATCGACGGGGTCGGTCTGATCCGCACCGGAGGCGACGTCGCCCAATTCGATGCCGACTCGGGCGCCGAGTTGTGGAGCAACCGCACACAATGCGTCGGAACCTCGTCGCTGCTGGCGGGCGGGTTTCTCGTCCACGCCGACACCGGTTGCGAGTCCGCCGGTCGTGCGTCCGAGCAGTTGCTGAGAGGTCCGGACGGGAAGGTGATCGTGTCCAACTCACACCCCGCCGTGCAACGACCGGGCTTGGAGTCCGTGACCACCGCCGACCCGGTCTTACTCGGCGACTCCGCCTACGATCGCGAGACCGGCGAGCGCCTGTGGACCAACAGCGATCTTGTATCGGGTGACACCAACGCAACGGGAACGGTGACAGCGGTCGTCGACGGCGTTGCATACCTCCTCGACAGCAACAGCGGCAGCGAGAGTGGCATCGACCTTCAGACAGGCAAACGCTTGTGGCACAACGTGTGGGGCGAGTACACGAACGCCACCGTGACTCCAGACGCGTACCGCGATCGATTGCTGACCGGCAGTGATGGCGTCGCACTGACGGCTGTCGACGTGACCACCGGCAAGGTCGCGTGGACCGCGCCGTTCCTCGCCATCGATGCCGACCCGGAGAAGTTCGCAACGGGCCGAGCGCTCGAGTCCTACGGTGACGGGTGGATCTTCTCGTCGGACCGTCAGATGATCAGGCTCGCACCTCTGTGA
- a CDS encoding histone-like nucleoid-structuring protein Lsr2: MSKIQTVTFVDDLDGRELDPQDAQTVSWSWLGVDYELDVSSANLDKIEQGKVTVAKLLKASTRVGGRRRSPSARTKTNSGGSGPSVNASIREWAADNGYEVSARGRIPNDVVEAYNAAH; the protein is encoded by the coding sequence GTGTCGAAAATTCAGACGGTGACCTTTGTCGACGACCTTGACGGTCGCGAGCTCGATCCCCAAGACGCGCAAACGGTTTCGTGGTCATGGCTCGGAGTCGACTACGAACTCGACGTGTCCTCCGCCAATCTCGACAAGATCGAACAGGGAAAGGTGACCGTCGCGAAATTACTCAAGGCCTCGACTCGGGTCGGCGGCCGACGGCGGTCGCCATCAGCACGGACGAAGACGAATTCCGGCGGCAGTGGCCCGTCGGTGAATGCCTCCATTCGCGAATGGGCAGCCGACAACGGTTACGAGGTGTCGGCCCGCGGCCGCATTCCGAACGACGTCGTCGAGGCATACAACGCCGCGCACTGA
- the rph gene encoding ribonuclease PH — protein MTTRADGRADDELRPITFTRGFTSHPAGSVLVEFGKTRVMCTASVTDGVPPWRRGSGLGWLTAEYAMLPAATHDRSSRESVKGRVGGRTHEISRLVGRSLRACIDLGSLGENTIAVDCDVLQADGGTRTAAITGAYVALADAVTYLRAAGKLSDPQPLSCAIAAVSVGVVDGRVRLDLPYEEDSRAEVDMNVVATDAGTLVEVQGTGEGATFPRSTLDALLDVAAIGTEKLFDAQRAVLAEPYPGELPGRA, from the coding sequence GTGACCACACGAGCTGACGGCAGAGCCGACGACGAACTCCGTCCCATCACGTTCACCCGCGGTTTCACCAGCCACCCGGCGGGTTCGGTCCTGGTGGAGTTCGGCAAGACCCGCGTGATGTGCACCGCGAGCGTCACCGACGGGGTGCCGCCGTGGCGTCGTGGTTCCGGGCTCGGGTGGCTGACCGCGGAGTACGCGATGCTCCCCGCCGCCACGCACGACCGGTCGTCGCGTGAGTCGGTCAAGGGTCGGGTCGGCGGGCGTACGCACGAGATCAGCCGACTGGTCGGTCGATCGCTGCGCGCGTGTATCGACCTCGGCTCGTTGGGCGAGAACACCATCGCCGTCGACTGTGATGTCCTGCAGGCCGACGGCGGTACCCGAACCGCGGCCATCACCGGCGCCTACGTCGCGCTGGCAGATGCGGTCACCTATCTTCGTGCGGCGGGCAAACTGTCTGACCCGCAACCTCTTTCGTGCGCGATCGCCGCGGTGAGCGTCGGTGTCGTCGACGGCCGCGTCCGGCTCGACCTTCCCTACGAGGAGGATTCGCGGGCCGAGGTCGACATGAATGTCGTGGCCACCGACGCCGGCACCCTCGTCGAGGTGCAGGGCACCGGCGAGGGGGCGACGTTCCCGCGCTCGACGCTCGACGCGCTGCTCGACGTGGCCGCCATCGGCACCGAGAAGTTGTTCGATGCGCAGCGCGCGGTACTGGCCGAACCGTACCCGGGCGAACTCCCCGGGCGGGCGTGA